A DNA window from Flavisolibacter ginsenosidimutans contains the following coding sequences:
- a CDS encoding carboxypeptidase-like regulatory domain-containing protein yields the protein MKELFTLLNFFFSWLGSKKIRMSKKNLFVYFFILALSTTALAQHSVTGTVRDLKGEPLSGVSINVKNSSIGTTSDKNGSYSISVLDQNSALIFSMIGFTTQEINLNGRASVDLTLAGKTSNLNEVIITGYKTQDRTTLTTSISKLDIKVLENIPFQNLATGMQGTMAGVVVQTTSGQPGAAPRVIIRGGTSINNPNGSSPLYIVDGVIRDLNDLSPDDVESIQVLKDAAATSLYGARGSNGVVLVKTKSGKPGKTQVTYKYDFVNSETMHTYEFPSARDYIETTRRGFMASAVFVPIRLTNLGPTVTASAGVGNDLTKNTLWTPQYLTPQNQYKLNEGWESMTDPFDPTKTIIFKDTDFQPLLYQKGKSHNHYISVSGGNDRATFNMGAGYMYAQGVIKTSDYNRTTFNLNGDLKANDKLSFTGRVGYQRSGDNHIAPVGNNASSKIYSAASHCKISF from the coding sequence ATGAAAGAATTATTTACACTACTTAATTTTTTTTTCTCGTGGCTTGGTTCAAAAAAAATTAGGATGTCTAAAAAAAATCTTTTTGTTTATTTCTTCATTTTAGCACTTTCAACCACGGCTCTGGCTCAGCATTCCGTTACAGGTACGGTCAGGGACTTAAAAGGAGAGCCACTATCAGGAGTTAGCATTAATGTAAAAAATTCCTCTATCGGAACAACATCTGATAAAAACGGCAGTTATTCCATTTCAGTACTTGACCAAAATAGTGCATTGATATTTAGTATGATTGGATTTACTACTCAAGAAATTAATTTGAATGGACGAGCATCTGTTGATCTCACGCTGGCGGGAAAAACGTCAAATCTAAATGAAGTAATCATAACAGGTTATAAGACACAGGACCGGACAACTCTTACTACATCTATCTCAAAACTGGACATAAAGGTTTTGGAAAATATCCCTTTCCAGAACCTTGCAACTGGTATGCAGGGTACTATGGCGGGTGTAGTCGTACAAACAACCAGCGGTCAACCGGGTGCTGCTCCGCGGGTTATAATACGTGGAGGCACGTCCATTAATAATCCTAATGGTTCATCTCCCCTATATATTGTTGATGGAGTGATCCGCGATCTTAATGATCTTTCACCGGATGATGTGGAATCTATTCAGGTTTTGAAGGATGCAGCGGCGACTTCTCTCTATGGTGCCAGAGGGTCGAATGGTGTGGTATTGGTGAAAACGAAATCAGGAAAGCCTGGTAAAACCCAGGTGACTTATAAATATGATTTTGTGAATTCTGAAACCATGCATACTTATGAGTTTCCTTCAGCAAGAGATTACATCGAAACAACCAGAAGAGGATTCATGGCATCAGCTGTATTTGTTCCGATTAGGTTAACTAATCTGGGTCCTACTGTTACCGCTTCAGCAGGCGTAGGGAATGATTTAACAAAGAATACTTTGTGGACACCTCAATACCTTACACCTCAGAATCAGTATAAATTGAACGAAGGCTGGGAGTCAATGACCGATCCATTTGATCCCACCAAAACAATCATTTTTAAGGATACCGATTTTCAACCGTTGTTATATCAAAAAGGGAAGTCACATAATCATTATATATCTGTGTCAGGGGGTAACGATCGAGCAACCTTTAATATGGGCGCTGGATATATGTACGCTCAAGGAGTTATTAAAACAAGCGATTATAACAGAACAACATTTAACCTGAACGGAGATTTGAAAGCGAATGATAAATTATCATTTACAGGCAGGGTGGGATATCAGCGTAGTGGCGATAATCACATTGCCCCTGTTGGAAACAATGCCTCTTCAAAGATATACAGCGCTGCCTCACACTGCAAAATATCGTTTTGA
- a CDS encoding TonB-dependent receptor domain-containing protein, which produces MKSTSGDFFPGISGGWNIYKEDFWKALAIHDKLRLKLRASYGVNGNLGLLGDYTAQGSYASGAVYGGASAIQNTVLPNADLRWEQSKTLDFGADIGIFNSRVNILFDVFRRVTDNLVTTLNLPPSTGFGSILTNYGSLEGKGIELELNGRFFPASSAFQWETAITFTKTKNKILKLPFNGVEKNRVGGELLWDASTKSYVWKGGLQEGGTIGELFAYKALGVYATDADAAAGPQDLAYVNGVANNFKRSGGDVIWQDTDGNGTIDARDRVYIGNIYPTMFGGIHNYFTYKNISLTVRMDYTLGHSIEDQLSKTFDQNGAGDISMTINMVKNGWKKQGDVTTVPQYMWLDPKQNIGRGSSAYFLKGDFLALREITLSYTVPASVMKKVGMNSLRLNLTGNNLHYFSKAGLLGGVVPEDGGVDNGRYPLSRNFIFGASLSF; this is translated from the coding sequence GTGAAAAGCACCAGTGGGGATTTTTTCCCCGGAATATCAGGCGGATGGAATATATACAAGGAAGATTTTTGGAAAGCACTGGCTATTCATGACAAGTTACGTTTGAAGTTAAGAGCAAGTTATGGTGTAAATGGAAATCTCGGACTTCTGGGAGATTACACAGCACAGGGTAGTTATGCTTCAGGAGCAGTTTATGGTGGAGCCTCAGCCATTCAAAATACAGTTTTGCCAAATGCAGATCTAAGATGGGAACAATCGAAAACGCTGGACTTTGGAGCGGATATCGGTATTTTTAATAGTAGGGTTAATATATTATTCGATGTATTCAGAAGGGTAACTGATAATCTTGTAACCACGTTGAATTTGCCGCCGTCCACAGGCTTTGGAAGTATTTTGACAAACTATGGCAGTTTGGAAGGTAAAGGAATTGAGCTGGAATTAAACGGAAGATTTTTTCCGGCATCTTCTGCTTTTCAATGGGAAACGGCTATAACTTTTACAAAAACAAAAAACAAGATATTAAAGTTACCCTTTAACGGCGTGGAAAAAAATAGGGTGGGTGGAGAATTGTTATGGGATGCATCCACAAAATCATATGTATGGAAAGGAGGACTGCAGGAAGGTGGAACCATTGGAGAGTTGTTTGCTTACAAAGCCCTAGGAGTTTACGCGACAGATGCAGATGCAGCCGCTGGTCCCCAGGATCTTGCTTACGTAAATGGAGTTGCCAACAATTTTAAAAGAAGCGGCGGGGATGTTATTTGGCAGGATACAGATGGTAACGGGACCATCGATGCAAGGGACCGCGTATATATCGGCAACATTTATCCTACAATGTTTGGCGGAATACATAATTATTTCACTTATAAAAACATCAGCTTAACCGTACGAATGGATTATACATTAGGCCACAGTATTGAAGATCAGCTTTCCAAAACATTTGATCAAAATGGTGCAGGTGATATAAGTATGACAATTAATATGGTTAAAAATGGATGGAAAAAACAGGGAGATGTTACTACTGTTCCTCAATATATGTGGCTTGACCCAAAGCAAAATATAGGAAGGGGTTCCAGCGCGTATTTTCTAAAAGGTGACTTTCTAGCTTTAAGGGAAATTACGTTGAGTTATACCGTACCAGCAAGCGTGATGAAAAAAGTTGGAATGAATAGTTTGCGGTTAAATCTTACGGGTAACAACCTTCACTATTTTTCGAAAGCAGGCCTTCTCGGAGGCGTGGTTCCAGAGGACGGGGGGGTAGATAACGGACGTTATCCATTATCACGAAATTTTATTTTCGGGGCAAGTCTTTCGTTCTAA
- a CDS encoding RagB/SusD family nutrient uptake outer membrane protein — protein MKKLFVILSFAGFISIAVSSCNKKLTIEPISSITAASFWKNENDAQAGLTAMYVGLRSQAGLSGSFQYNNYFLGEARSEIMTYGTAGSTGFDIYYQNSLTANNAGPSWVGYYSIINAANLVLKYVPDITFQSGAVKNNLLAQAYTMRAYVYFIMVRTWGDLIIRTEPMESFNPEEVQKERSPKEEVFKLIKADLEKALQLFPDNSFPAGRFRWSKPASNSLKAEVYLWTGKLLNGGSQDFTTALTALNDVQTASSLSLLPNFADVFDYNKKGNNEIIMSIRLADGEGVQGYTGLMYGFIVPACTPQATKDLLGITTGTNSNHAWQLSPAARNAFTNDDLRKAATYVDLYTYNSSCAQTGYLATITLKFRGTVIGGVRWFYDDIILYRYADILLLKAEAKNALGQDPTPEMNMVRQRAYGSNFSAHSFVNGTKNQNDDAILKERLLELMVEGKRWWDLVRFGKAFQLVPSLQSRAGQDYLLLFPISNAVLAVETKVKQNPGY, from the coding sequence ATGAAAAAATTATTTGTAATACTGTCTTTTGCAGGATTTATTTCTATAGCTGTTTCATCGTGCAATAAAAAATTAACAATCGAACCAATAAGCTCTATTACGGCAGCTTCATTCTGGAAAAATGAAAATGATGCGCAGGCGGGCCTAACAGCTATGTATGTCGGACTAAGGTCTCAGGCAGGGCTTTCGGGTTCTTTTCAATACAATAATTATTTTTTGGGGGAGGCTAGAAGTGAGATCATGACTTATGGGACAGCAGGTTCGACAGGCTTCGATATTTATTACCAAAACAGCTTAACTGCTAATAACGCTGGTCCATCATGGGTGGGATATTATTCGATCATAAATGCAGCAAACTTGGTATTAAAATATGTACCCGACATAACGTTTCAGTCAGGTGCTGTTAAAAATAATCTTTTGGCACAAGCTTATACCATGCGTGCATACGTCTATTTCATTATGGTCAGGACCTGGGGCGACCTTATCATAAGGACGGAGCCAATGGAATCATTTAATCCGGAAGAAGTCCAGAAGGAAAGGTCTCCAAAAGAAGAAGTTTTTAAATTAATAAAAGCCGACTTGGAAAAAGCACTTCAGCTTTTTCCAGATAATAGTTTTCCAGCAGGAAGATTTCGCTGGTCAAAACCTGCGTCTAATTCTCTTAAAGCGGAGGTTTATTTATGGACCGGCAAGCTTTTAAACGGGGGCTCGCAAGATTTCACGACTGCCCTCACTGCACTTAATGATGTACAAACTGCTTCCAGCTTGTCGTTACTTCCAAATTTCGCTGATGTATTTGACTATAATAAAAAGGGAAACAATGAAATCATAATGAGTATAAGATTGGCTGATGGAGAGGGTGTACAAGGATATACAGGCCTTATGTATGGCTTCATTGTTCCCGCCTGTACACCCCAGGCCACCAAGGATCTGCTAGGGATAACAACAGGTACTAATTCAAACCATGCCTGGCAATTATCTCCAGCGGCAAGGAATGCATTTACGAATGATGATCTGAGGAAAGCTGCAACATACGTGGATCTGTATACGTATAATTCTTCGTGTGCACAAACAGGATATCTAGCGACAATTACATTAAAATTCAGGGGAACAGTAATTGGCGGGGTCAGGTGGTTTTATGATGATATTATTCTTTATAGGTATGCAGATATTTTATTATTGAAGGCTGAGGCAAAAAATGCTTTAGGCCAGGATCCAACACCGGAAATGAACATGGTCAGGCAAAGAGCGTACGGTTCAAATTTTTCTGCCCATTCTTTTGTAAATGGAACAAAGAATCAGAATGACGATGCTATTTTGAAAGAAAGATTATTGGAGCTAATGGTCGAGGGTAAGCGTTGGTGGGACCTTGTTCGTTTTGGGAAAGCATTTCAGTTAGTTCCATCGCTACAGAGTAGGGCAGGGCAGGATTACTTACTCTTGTTTCCCATATCAAATGCAGTGCTGGCAGTGGAAACTAAAGTCAAACAGAATCCGGGTTATTAA
- a CDS encoding aspartate aminotransferase family protein produces MNSWPKSSGILKDNEQWIPGGVVSLNRKSDPNICFTKGKGSHVWDIDGNEYIDYQSGFAAAFLGHNDPDVNAAVSNAIVDNRILMGAGPTDNEGKFAELFCKCVPSVEKIQITTTGSEATYHAIRIARAVTRRDHIIIIQGGYNGWHNDVAANVISTINDVGPRVSPGEYPFDSLSAGIPNVHKSLVHIINFNDPDSVLYVIKRYPVACIILEPILQNIGIVKPAEGYLEWLRKTADENNFLLIFDEVKTGFRHALGGYQSLCGVTPDLSSFGKAIANGYPMGVIGGKKMYMDYFIHPDKEYRALIAGTFNAHPITTVAALACLEKLSSTEFGVYEHVEKLGAMLDKGFNEIFQKLDTPFFIARQGSAFCVYFMDHAPLDFHDIALNNNFLLDKEYRINLIQRGIYQFPLPIKQGSISFAHSVLDIEKTLEQTKEVVSILNGKI; encoded by the coding sequence ATGAATTCCTGGCCGAAATCATCGGGCATATTAAAAGATAATGAACAGTGGATACCGGGAGGGGTTGTATCGCTGAACCGTAAATCGGATCCCAATATTTGTTTTACTAAAGGAAAAGGGAGCCACGTTTGGGATATAGACGGGAATGAATATATTGATTACCAGTCGGGGTTTGCGGCTGCATTTCTTGGGCACAATGATCCGGACGTTAATGCTGCGGTAAGCAATGCTATCGTTGATAATAGAATTTTGATGGGGGCCGGCCCTACAGATAATGAAGGAAAATTTGCCGAACTATTTTGTAAATGCGTTCCATCCGTTGAAAAAATTCAAATTACAACAACCGGTTCCGAAGCTACTTACCATGCGATAAGAATTGCCCGTGCTGTAACACGCCGTGATCACATCATAATAATACAGGGTGGGTACAACGGATGGCACAATGATGTGGCAGCAAATGTCATCAGTACAATCAATGATGTTGGGCCAAGGGTAAGCCCTGGCGAATACCCTTTTGATTCACTGTCTGCCGGAATACCAAATGTTCATAAATCATTGGTCCATATTATCAATTTCAATGATCCGGATTCTGTGCTTTATGTGATAAAACGGTACCCCGTTGCATGTATAATACTGGAACCCATCCTGCAAAATATTGGAATCGTTAAACCAGCCGAAGGTTATCTTGAATGGTTAAGGAAAACAGCAGATGAAAATAATTTTCTTCTCATTTTCGATGAGGTTAAGACAGGGTTCCGGCATGCATTGGGAGGATATCAGAGTCTTTGCGGAGTAACTCCAGACCTCAGTTCATTTGGAAAGGCAATAGCAAATGGATATCCGATGGGGGTTATTGGCGGCAAAAAAATGTACATGGATTACTTTATACATCCTGATAAGGAATACCGTGCACTCATCGCCGGCACTTTCAATGCACATCCCATCACAACAGTCGCAGCTTTAGCCTGTCTTGAAAAACTTTCATCAACTGAGTTTGGGGTTTATGAACATGTGGAAAAGCTGGGAGCCATGTTAGATAAAGGATTTAATGAAATTTTTCAAAAATTAGATACACCCTTTTTTATTGCACGCCAGGGGTCTGCTTTCTGTGTGTACTTTATGGATCATGCTCCGTTGGATTTTCATGATATTGCTCTGAATAATAATTTTTTACTCGATAAGGAATACCGCATTAATTTGATCCAAAGAGGGATTTATCAATTCCCGTTACCTATTAAGCAGGGAAGCATTTCATTTGCCCACTCAGTTTTGGATATTGAAAAGACATTGGAACAAACAAAAGAGGTTGTATCCATTTTAAATGGAAAAATCTAA
- the dgoD gene encoding galactonate dehydratase, giving the protein MKITSIETFVCNARMRNWIFVKVVTDQPGLWGWGEATLEWHTRSVIGAIEDISELIVGEDPTRIEYIWQMMYRQHFWHGNNVVRGTAMSGIDIALWDIAGKIHNVPCHQLWGGRVRDYIRLYCHLGGGKMEDFYQTQADDANRFAELALSAVEEGFTAFKSMAVPGTMPLEGLRPVKYAEACVKAMREAVGDDIDIMVDCHARPSPAMGLQFAKALEPYGLYFFEEPCWPEVMDDIAQIQRSVKTPIATGERLVGIHAFREVFEKRAASVIQPDITHCGGLSEVRRIAAMAEAYRVSVAPHNPQGPVSTAASIEFGFSSTSYVICENVHNDVPWRSDVVTESYSVEKKGRKVGPNVKPGIGIEINEKEVKKHPFQQEVLQRIFYEDGSVGDW; this is encoded by the coding sequence ATGAAGATCACTTCTATAGAAACATTTGTCTGCAACGCCAGGATGCGCAACTGGATTTTTGTAAAAGTAGTGACAGACCAACCGGGATTGTGGGGCTGGGGTGAAGCAACGCTGGAATGGCATACCCGGTCGGTTATTGGGGCAATTGAAGATATCTCGGAGTTAATTGTTGGTGAAGACCCTACCCGGATCGAGTATATCTGGCAAATGATGTATCGGCAGCATTTCTGGCATGGCAATAATGTTGTACGCGGCACGGCTATGAGTGGTATTGATATCGCCTTATGGGATATTGCCGGAAAGATTCATAATGTACCCTGTCATCAGCTATGGGGCGGTCGGGTGAGGGATTATATAAGATTGTACTGTCACCTTGGTGGCGGTAAGATGGAAGACTTTTATCAAACGCAGGCCGACGATGCAAATCGGTTTGCAGAACTTGCTTTGTCTGCTGTGGAAGAAGGATTCACTGCCTTTAAATCCATGGCGGTACCCGGCACAATGCCACTTGAAGGGCTTCGTCCGGTGAAATATGCTGAGGCATGTGTGAAAGCCATGCGTGAAGCTGTAGGAGATGATATTGATATTATGGTTGATTGCCATGCAAGACCGTCACCTGCCATGGGCCTTCAATTTGCCAAAGCGCTTGAACCTTATGGATTGTATTTTTTTGAGGAGCCTTGCTGGCCGGAAGTTATGGATGATATTGCTCAGATCCAGCGGTCGGTTAAAACTCCCATTGCCACGGGAGAACGGTTGGTTGGCATTCATGCTTTTCGTGAAGTATTCGAGAAAAGAGCTGCAAGTGTGATTCAGCCAGATATTACCCATTGTGGTGGTTTAAGTGAGGTAAGGCGTATAGCAGCAATGGCAGAAGCCTACCGGGTATCCGTTGCACCCCATAACCCCCAGGGGCCGGTAAGTACGGCTGCTTCAATTGAATTTGGATTTTCTTCGACGTCTTATGTTATTTGTGAGAATGTACATAATGATGTTCCCTGGCGTAGCGATGTGGTTACAGAAAGTTATTCTGTAGAAAAGAAAGGAAGAAAAGTTGGACCTAATGTAAAGCCAGGCATAGGTATCGAAATAAATGAAAAGGAGGTAAAAAAACATCCATTCCAACAAGAAGTTTTACAGCGGATATTTTATGAGGATGGAAGTGTGGGTGATTGGTAA
- a CDS encoding SDR family NAD(P)-dependent oxidoreductase, giving the protein MEKLFVNKMVVISGGMGDIGRAMAIEFAKHGSNIALCDLKPDHAATEFLDSLKQYNVSCTYAQVDVTDAASVKEWIDAVELKQGIPEIIIANAATVTLASLYEITPEEWNRELRVNLDGAFHITQIGTAKLLQHKLPGRVVFIGSWAGYTPHPHIPAYCVSKAAMRMLCKCMALELAPHNILVNELALGYVAAGLSGNIWKQDLELEEKARSRVPVQKVMSAEQVALQVIQLCHPGNEHMTGSTILMDGGLSLLS; this is encoded by the coding sequence ATGGAAAAATTATTTGTAAATAAAATGGTAGTGATTAGCGGCGGTATGGGTGATATTGGGCGTGCTATGGCAATTGAATTTGCAAAACACGGGTCAAATATTGCGCTTTGTGACTTAAAGCCTGATCATGCTGCTACAGAATTTCTGGATTCTCTTAAACAATATAATGTTTCATGCACCTATGCCCAGGTGGACGTGACTGATGCTGCGTCAGTTAAAGAGTGGATAGATGCTGTAGAACTAAAACAGGGAATCCCGGAAATTATAATTGCAAATGCAGCAACGGTAACCCTCGCTTCTTTGTATGAAATCACTCCCGAGGAATGGAACAGGGAATTGCGGGTTAACCTTGATGGTGCATTTCATATAACACAGATCGGCACTGCAAAGTTGCTGCAACATAAACTACCTGGCAGGGTTGTATTTATAGGAAGTTGGGCCGGATATACGCCGCATCCTCATATCCCTGCCTATTGTGTTTCCAAAGCCGCAATGCGGATGTTATGTAAATGCATGGCACTTGAACTCGCTCCCCATAATATTCTCGTGAATGAACTTGCTCTCGGATATGTTGCGGCCGGTTTATCCGGAAACATATGGAAACAAGACTTGGAATTGGAAGAGAAAGCCCGATCCAGGGTACCTGTTCAAAAAGTTATGAGCGCTGAACAGGTGGCATTACAGGTAATTCAATTGTGTCATCCTGGAAATGAACACATGACCGGCAGCACAATTTTAATGGATGGCGGACTATCACTACTGTCTTAA